From the bacterium genome, the window GGTAGGGCTCGATGGCGGAGGGGTGATTGTGGGACTCGACCTTGAAGGCCACCGCCCAACCCTCCCCAATGTCCATGATCCCGGCGTTCTCGCCCGGCCCCTGGAGGACCCGGGCACCCTGGGTCGGAAGGGTCTTCAGGAGGGCGCGGGAATGCTTATAGCCACAGTGTTCGCTCCACATGACCGAATAAAGACCCAGCTCGGTGATATTGGGTTTGCGGCCCAGGATCTTGCAAATATGGTCGTATTCGTCGGGCTTGAGCCCGTGTTCCTTGATGACCTGGGGGGTGATCTCCACATCCATGATGGAAGAACTCATTTTGATGCTCCCACGGTGGAAAGAATGGATTCCCAGAAATATTTGCCATCATGACTTCCCAGGAGATCCTCGCCCGAGCGGTCAGGGTGGGGCATCATCCCGAAGACATTCCGCTTTTCGTTACAGACCCCAGCGATGTTCTCCAGCGACCCATTGGGATTGGATTCCTCGGTCACCTTCCCCTGGGCGTCGCAATAACGCACGAGGATCTGCCGGTTGTCCTTCAGCTTCTGGAGCCCGGTCGGGTCGATGAAGTAATTCCCTTCCCCATGGGCAATGGGGATCTTGAGCGCTCGATCCTGGGGACAGGCGTTGGTGAAGGGGCTGTCTTTGCTCTCGACCTTCAGATAGATGTTCTTGCAGATGAATTTGAGGGACTTGTTGCGGATGAGCACCCCCGGCAGGAGCCCTGCCTCGCAGAGGATCTGGAACCCGTTACAGATCCCGAAGACCAACCCGCCCTTGGCGGCAAAATCGGCCACCGAACGCATGACGGGCGAGAAGCGGGCGATGGCGCCGGTCCGCAGGTAATCCCCGTAGGAAAAGCCCCCGGGAACGATGACACAATCGGGGTTCCGCAGGTCCGTTTCCTTGTGCCAGACCATCTCCACCGGCTGGCCCATGACGTTACGCACGACATATTCGCAATCATGGTCGCAATTGGAGCCCGGGAAGACGGTGACCGAAAACCTCATTTTTTCTCCAGGGTGAAATGATAGGATTCGATATTGGGGTTGGCCAGGAGCTTGTCGCAGATCTCATCGACCTGTTTCTTGGCTTTTTCCTCGGGAAGCGAACCGTCCAGCTCCAGTTCGGTGAATTTGCCCATCCGCACCCCCGTGATGGCCGGATATCCCATTTGATGGAGGGCCCGTTGGACCGTGGACCCCTGGGGGTCCTGGACGGAGGGTTTCAGGGTCACATAAACACTGGCATGCCAAGTCATGGTTCCGCTCCTAACGGGTCAAAGAATGCCCGATCTTTTCAGGATGTAATCCACGTTCTTCAGATGATAGGAAAGGTCGAAGCATTCATTGATCTCCGCCGGTTCCAGGACGCGGGTCACATCCGGGTCCGCCTCAATGAGGGCCCGGAAGTTCGCCTCATTTTCCCAAGCGTTCAGGGCGTTGCGTTGAACGATGGCATAGGCCTTTTCCCGCGTGTAACCGCGACGCACCAGGGCCAAGAGGACCTGCTGGGAGGAGACAAGACCCCGGGTCAAGTGGATATTACGTTTCATGCGGGCAGGATAGACGTTGAGTTTCGCCATTACGTTGATGAACTTGGCCAGCATGTAGTGAAGCAGGATGCAGGCATCGGGCAGGATGATGCGCTCCGCCGAGGAATGGGTGATGTCCCTTTCGTGCCAAAGGGCCACGTTCTCCTGGGCGGCCAGGGCATAACCACGCATGACCCGGGCCAAGCCCGCCACCCGCTCCGCTGTCAGGGGGTTCCGCTTGTGGGGCATGGCCGAGGAGCCTTTTTGTCCCTTAGCGAAGAATTCCTCCGCCTCCAGGATCTCGGTGCGCTGAAGATTGCGGATCTCGGTGGCGAACTTCTCGAGCGAGGAGGCGATGACCGCGAGCACCGACAGGAAATAGGCGTGCCGGTCGCGTTGGAGGGTTTGGGTGGAGACCGGGGCCGGTTTCAGCCCAAGCCGCTTGCAGACATAGCTCTCGACGCGGGGGTCGATGTTGGCGAATGTCCCGACGGCGCCGGAGATCTTCCCCACCGCCACTTGCTCCCGGGCCAGGGTCAAGCGCTCCAGTTGACGGCCCACCTCGTCGTACCAAAGGGCCATCTTGAGGCCGAAAGTGACCGGCTCGGCGTGGACTCCATGGGTGCGGCCGATCATCATGGAATAACGGTGGGCCCTGGCCTGTTTTTTGAGGACTTGTTTCAGCACCTTGAGCTGTTCGATCAGAAGATCGGCCGAGGCCGTCAACTGGAGGGCCTGGGCGGTATCCACCACATCGGTGGAAGTGAGCCCCATATGCACGAAACGGGAGGAGGGCCCGATGTTCTCGGCCACCGCCGTCAGGAAGGCGATCAAATCGTGGTTGGTCTTTGCCTCGATCGCGTCGATGCGCTTAACGGTGAACTTGGCCTTTTTTTGGATGTTCTTGAGGTCTTGGGTGGGTATCTTCCCCAGCTTGTTCCACGCCTCGCAGGCGGCGATCTCGACCTTCAACCAGGATTCGAACTTCTGGTGCTCGGACCAATGGTGGCCCATCTCCGGGAGGGTGTAGCGCGGGATCAAAGGGACCCTTTCTGAAAAATATGGTCTACCCGGACCCGGAGCGCCCTAAGAAAGGCACCGGATCCGCCAACGGCCGGCCAAGGTGAGCGAGGAAGAGGAAAAAAGGAAGAACGGCGCCAGTATAAAGAAGCGTATAGATGGAAACCACAAGAAAAAGGACAAGCCATCTTTGCCGGTCAGACCGTTTCGACCCCGGCCACTTCGCCGACCTCGGCCTTCAAGAGCCGTTCGATGCCCGCCCGCAAGGTCGGAAGCTCGGCCGGTCGGCAGGTCGCACAAGTTCCCGACAACCGGACCCGCACCACATGATCGGGCGTGATCTCCACGAGGTCCAATTTTGCGCCGTCCTTCCCGAGAAGTTCCTGGACCTCGGAAAGGACCTTCCGGATGCGGCCGTTCAATTCCTCGCTCATGGAAGGTCCTCGAAAGGTTCGAGGATCCAATCGGAAAAATGGGGAAAATGATGCTTGGCGGTCAGGTCCAGGTGGAGCGGTGTCAGGGAAACGAAACCTTCCCGGACTTTCGCCACATCGGACCCCGGATGCTCCTCCGCGGGTTCGCTGGGGCTATTGAGGACGTAGCTGAAATGATCCTTCAGTTCCCCGTGGGGTTCCAGGTCGTCAATGTGCCGGAATTGCCCCTGATGGGTCACGGCCATCCCCTTCAACTCGCGGGCCTCCAAGGGAGGCACATTGACGTTCAAAAGGACCCCGGGCGCCAGCCCCTTTTCCCGCACCCGAATGGCCACCTGGCGAGCCACAAGGGCGCTGGCGGTGAAATCCTTGTAATGATGGCTGGTCAGGGAGATGGCCACCGCCGGGATGCCCAATAGCACCGCTTCCGCGGCCGCCGCCACGGTCCCGGAATAAAGGATGAGCGACCCGAAATTGGCCCCTTGGTTGATGCCGGAGACCACTAGGTCGGGCCGCCAGGGGAGGAGCTTCAGGACGGCGGTCCGGACGCAATCGGCGGGGGTACTGGCCACACTGAAGGAAAGCGGAAGTTCGGCCCAGGCGGGTTTTTGGACCTTGAAAGGCGCGTTCAAGGAAATGGAATGGCCGGTGGCGCTGGCTTGTTCCTCGGGGGCCGAGACGGCGATCTCCCCCAGGTCCTTGAGGGCCCCGTAGAGTGCCTTCAATCCTTGGGCCCGGATACCGTCGTCATTGGTCAGGAGAATACGCATGGGGAACCAGCCTTTAGTCCGCGGTTGACGGTCCGCAGTTTAATTCTTCAAACCGCGAACTGCCAACCGCGAACTACGGGTTGTCGTTAGAAGAGGTTGCCCAGGTTGAAATGGAGGACCCCACCCGGGGGGGCGGCGGCGGCGGAAAGGTTCGAGGCAATGGGCCAGCCGTAGTCCAACCGGATATCCATGATGGTCCCGGGGATGGTCAACCGCACGCCCAGACCGGCGCCCATTTGAAGGTTGGACTCGTTCAAGCTCCAAACGTTGGTCCAGGAATCGCCCGTATCGAAGAACAGCACGCCCCGCAAGGGTCCGACCAAGGGATGCTTCAGTTCGGTATTGGAGACGAAGAGGGCGTTCCCACCCGCCAGGGGACCCACGGCCCTTTCGTTGTAACCGCGAATGGTGTCCGTTCCGCCGGCGTAGAACTTTTCATAGACCGGCACATCCCGGTAACCCCTCCCGGCGAACCAATAGCCCTGTTCGGCGCCCAGACGGACATGCTCCCCGATGACGAACCCGGCCGGCAAAGGCACGAAAACGCTGCTGTCCTGCACCGCCTTGATGAAGTTGTTGTCAAAACCCAAGGGGCCGCCGGCGAACTCGATGGACAACTGGTGCTTCCAACCTGTGGTGGGATCGAAATAGTTGTCCCGGCTGTCATAGACCAGACGGGGGGTGAAACTGCTGGTAGTGCTCGAAGTGGCCTCGATGTATTGGGGGGTCCCGATGGTCGTGTAATAGGAGGCCACGTCGGAGATGGTGACGTTCTGGAGCGAATAGGTCCCGTAGATGCTCCAAAAGCGGCTCAGGCGCCGTCCCAGGCTGATGGACCCGCCGACCTGTTGCTCGGTATAGAACTTATTGCCGTCCTGGGTGATGATCGACGAGGTGAAAACGCGGGTGGTGTTGAAGGCCGAAAGACTGAAGGAGGTCGGCGTATTGAAGAGCCAGGGCTCGGTGAATCCCACGCTATAGCTGGTGCGGGAGGCCCCGAACTCCAGGTCCAGGTTCACGTGCTGGGCCTTGCCGAAAAGGTTGGCTTCCTCCAGTTTGATGTTCCCGACGAACCCGTCCACCGAACTATAGCCGCCGCCCACGCTGATGGACCCGGTCTTGCGCTCCTTAACCCGGAGCACCAGCACCTGCTTGCCCGGCGTGTCCCCAGGCTGGACATCGGGGTTCACTTCCTCGAAGAAGCCCAGGTTGTAGAGGTTCTGCACGGAAAGCTTGATCTTGTCCGCCTCGAACTTGTCCCCGGGGGCGATGACCAGTTCCCGGCGGATGACATAATCCTGGGTCTTGTAATTCCCCACGATCTTGATGTCCTGCACATAGGCCATCTGTCCCTCGGTGACGTCAAAGATGATGTTCACCTTTTTCAGGTCGTCGTCATAGGTCATCTGGGGGTTCACATTGGCGTAGATATAGCCCTTATCGGCGTAGAGACTGCGCATCTTCCGAACGGCCTCGTCGAAATCCTTCTTGCGGATCAGGTCGCCTTTCTTATAGCCAAAGGCGGCCAACATATCCTTGTCCTCGATGAGGACGTTGCCGCTCAAGGAAACATCCCCCAGGGTGTATTGAACACCCTCCCGTACGGTGATGGTAATGGTCACTTTCCGCCCGTCCGGGCTCATCTGCTCCTGGTGGTCCAGGACCACCGCCCGCAGGTAACCCTCGTCATGGTAGAAGTCTTCAATGGCCTTCAAATCATCGTTCAAGAGATCGGGCTTGTACTTATCCCCCTGCTTGTTCTCCTTGGTCTGGCCCGCCACCTTGTTGGCGCTGAAGGCCTCGCTTCCGACCACCAGGATCTTGGCGATCTTCACCTGGTTGCCTTCATTGATGTCCAGGGTCAGGTCCACCAGGTTCTTGTCGCCCTCGGTCTGGGTCTTGGGGGTGACGACGACCGAGGAGTAGCCCTCGTCCAGGTAAAGCTTTCGGATGGCCTGGATGTCATCCTGCAATTTGGACTCCTCATAGGCCGACTTGGCCTGGAGTTTCATGGCCTCGAGCAATTTCCGGTCATCGAACTTCTTGTTCCCCTTGAATTCGATCTTCCCGATCAGGGGGCGCTCGACCACGACGAAGGTGAGCTCGATCTGCCCAGGCTTGGCCCCGGGAAGGGCCTCCACCCGGACATCCTTGAAATCCCCCATGGCAAAAAGGTTATGGATGTCCATCCGCACCCGGCGCATGGCGAAAAGGTCCCCTTCCTTCTCGGAAAGGTGCCCATAGATCAGCAGGTTCGAGACGTTCTGATTGCCCTGGATCTTGATGGCGGAGATCTTGGGAAGGCTGCTGGATTCCTGGGCCCTGGGAACGGTGGGGAAGGCGATGGCGGTCAGCAGGGTCAATAACCAAAGCCGGTGGGATGGTTTCACGCGCATGGGCCGAAAGGAGCCTTTTCCCCCGTTCGTTCGGGGCTTGGGAATGGACCGGCCATAAAAGGGCCGGACAAAGACGCAGATTCTAACAGGGCCCTTGATAATCGGCAATGCAATTGCCCGGCTTTTGGACGCCCCATGGACCCCGAAAGGGTCCCTATAGCTCCAGATTTATTGGTTGGAAGCCGTGACCCGCTTGATGACGCTGCGCGTATTGCCGTTCAGGTCCTTGGCCGTGATCCGAAAGTCATAGTCGGCGTCCGGTGTCAGCCCATCGATGACCATCTCATGCCGGTATTCGAAGTCCTTGTTCTCGACCTTGACCTGGACCTCGTTCCCGTCTCCGTCCAGCACCGACAAGGTGTTCTTGGTGACCTTGTCCGTGGTCCAAAGGACCGAATATTTGCCGGGCCCCACCGGATAGACATCGAATCTCTCGAAGTTCGGTTTTTCCTTGTCGTCCTTCTTAGCCACCTTGATGTCCGGGAGAGGTTCCGTGAACATGAAACTGGCCCGGGCTTCCTGCTGGTTCAAGTCGTTGCTCCCATAGGAGATGTCCCCGTGGAGCTTGGAAGTGAAGTCATATTGGAGCCCCATCGATCCTGTCGGCGAAAGGTCCCCGGTCACCCCTCGGTTGAAGCCGACCTGTGTCTTCAGGGAAAGCTTGGGATCCAAGGGCTTGGTCAATTCCATCTGAAGAAAAGGCGAGCTGTTGGCCACGAGGCTGTTCCCCGTGGCTTCGGGCCCTCCCGCCACCGGCGTGGCGGCCGAGCCAGGTCCGGCAGCCAAGGGTTGACCCTTGAATTGAACATCGCTCCCCAGCCATTTTTGGGTGTATTCCCGCGCCGCCCGGGAGGCCTCATTCAGGGCCATTCGGTTGATGGCGTCGAACACCGCCGATTTAGCCGCCTGTCCGTAGTCATGTTCATAGGCCTGTTGGAGGGCCTGGGCGGTGTAGCCCGTCATGTCCTTCCCGAACATGATGTAGGAGAGCAATAGCTTCTGTTGCTTGTCCGGATCCGTGGGGTCGAAAGGCGGGCTGGATTCCAGGTTGAAGTCGATCTTCCCGAAGGTCCCGCTCAGGTTGACCCAGATATCGACGTCGGTATTACGCACCCCCCCCGCCGTGATCACCTCCACATTGTGCCAATGGTCCACTGCGCGTCCCTTGATGAAAGGTTTGGCCCCCTTGGAAAGCTGGACCCATCCCGACTCCATCGTGAATTTGTGGTTCAAATACCACAACCATCCGCGGGTCGTGCTGGCCGTGCCGTAGCACTTGATGCCCGCCTCGTCCGGGGTACTGTCCGAATCCCGCCCCTCGATCTTGATGGCGTTCCCCGGGTCCACCTGCAGCTCCAGGTAATTGGTATTGAAGTCGTTCGAGTACCAAGTGTTCTTTCCGGAGACCAGCTTCAGGTCGAAGGTCACCCCGGCCAATTCCCGGTATTCGATGGGTTTTCCGTTCTCATCCAATGCCTGGATGGGCGGGAAGGTGAAATGGCCGCTTTGGAGCAGGGCCGTCCCGCTGACCACCAAATGCTCCAGGGGCCCGGAGATGACCAAGGGGTCGTTCGGGGTGGCGCCATAGAAGAGGATCTCGCCCCATTCCCCGGGACGCATGATGGTGGGGATGCTCAACCAGACGCCATGTTCCCCGACGGTCTGGACCCGGAAGTCGAAATACTGGGGAACGAAATTGACCAACTTCATCTTGCTCTGTTCGATAGGAGGCGATGAGATGAAGACCCGCCCTTGCCCGATGCGGCCGTTCAAGGAATCCACCGCCAAGGTGTTGTGACGGACCTTGATGCGTCCGCTGATGTCCTCGATCCGCTCCGCCACCATACCGGGGACCATTTGACAATTGTTCAGGTCCAGGTCCATCGTCAGGTCCGGATTGTCCAAGGTCCCGCCAACATGGGCGGAGAAATCCATGGCCCCCGAGGCCTTCTTGGCCAATCCGCCCAGGAGGATGAGGCTGAAATCGCCCTTGTTCATCTTGGCGTCGATGTCCATGTTCCGGTTCTGCACCTTCAACCAGCTGTCCTTCGTCAGGGCGATGGGCATCTTGCCCCGCACGGTGAAATTGAACTTTCCGCCGCGGTTCAGGCTGATGGGATTTTGGTCATCCCCCAAATAAAGGGTGTTGTCCTTGGACCTCAGGACCCCGTCCAACAGGTCGAAGTCCAAATCCCCGATGCGCCCTTGGGAAAGGGAAAGGGACGTGGTGAAAAGGGGGTTCTCCAGGGTCCCGTCCAGGACCAGGTGATAATTGGCCATGCCCAGGAAAGGGAAATTCGGGAAGACCCATTTGGCGATCTCCTGGATCGGCACATCCTTCGCGTCGGAAACCAGGTGACAGGCTCCTCCACCCAGGTCCAGGTTCCCGTCCACGGTGAAAACCCCCGCGTAATTCAGCAACCGGAGGTCCTTGAAGGCCACCTTTTGGTCCTGGGATAGGTCCACTTCCCCCACCAATTGGGCCTTCCCGGCCTCCAGCGGCAGGAAATCCACCACCTTGTCCTTGACCCGCACCGAAAGATCGAAGGGCTTGGGCTGTTGTTTCGGGTCATTCCCCTGTTCCAAGAGCGAGAGATTCCCCTCGAAATCAGGACGCCCGGCCTTGGCTCCCAGGGAAGCTTTCCCGGTCATTTGAAGGCTGCTGGTCAAATGAAAGGGACCAAGGGGGACATCCTTGGTCTCCGCCTTCATCGACATCAGGACAAGCGTGGGATCCTCGGGATCCAATTCCAGCGACCCTTCCCCGATCCGAATGGTCCCCTTTTCCAGTTCGATCCGGTTCTTGCCCAAGGTGATCTTGTTGCCCGATTCGGTGAAATGCAGGTCCGCCGATGGGATCAAGGTCGATTGATAGCGCAGGTCCTTTCCGGACAAGGAAAACCCGATGCCCAGCTTGTTCAAGGGCCCCTTGACCGAAAGTTCCCCGTTCACCTCCCCGCCCACCCTTTTTTGGTCGGTATCAATGCCCAGGAGAGCGAGCAAATTGCGAAGCTTTTCCTTTTCGACCGGACCATGGACCGACAGTGCCGCGGTCGGATCCCAGACCGCCAGCGGGGATTCCAGGGAACCCTCCAGGTTGTATTTGGCCAGGTCCCGTTGCAGGGTCGCGGTGGCTTGGAGCTTCTTTTTATCACCATTGAATTGGAAGCCGATGTGGTCGAAGTCGTAGTTCTGGACCTTTCCCTGGACCAATTGAAGGGAGCCGGACAGGGGCAAGGTGGCCCAAGGCCCTTTTTCCAATTTCAGGTCCCCGCTGAATTTCCCCGTGATCTTGAGCCCCGCGGGAAGGAATTGATTGACCTCCGGAAGTTGTTCGAACGGCACCGGTTCGAATCTCAATTGGGCTTGGAGCTGCGGGGTCTCTCCGGCAAGGTCCAGTTCGGTTGTTCCTTGAATGGCCCCGCCCAGGTGAACCTTGCCCTTGAGCCTGGAATCGGCCATGTCGGCGGTCAAACCAAGATCGGTGAACCGGTAGGTCTTCTGGTTCAGGTCGGTCAGGCTGAAGTCCTGGGAAGCGAAGGTCCCCGTCCAGGCCTTCCAAAAGGGGTCCCCGGTGATCTGGGCGTTCCAGACGAAGACCCCCGTCAGGGAAGGCCCCATCCCCAATTGGAAGCCTTTGGCGTCGAATTTCATGGCCATGGCCCCGGGATGGGCCTGGGTGTCCCAAGTCCCGGTGATGTTCAAGGATCCACCCTTTTGGTCCAGCAAGAGACGGCGGACCATCAGCTTCCCACCGTCCATTTTCAAGGACGCCTCCAGGTCCTCCGCGTGCCAATCCCCCACCTTCAAACCGGCGACCCGGATATCGTCTCCTTGTAAAAGGGGGTTCTTTTTGGTTCCCGTCAAATGGAGCTGTCCCTTGACCGAACCCTCGAAGGGCTGTGGAGGATTGTTCCATCCCCCGATCTCGGCGATCGTCTGCAGGGGGACGTCATTGGCCTTGATGGAAAGGTCCATCGGGGCCTGCGGGTCCAGGCCCACGCGGCCCGAGACCGAGAATTTGTCCCCGTTCTCCCCGATCTCCAGACGGTCGAAAAGGATCTCGCCCGGACGATAGGTCAGGGCCACCCGCATGGGACCGGGTTCCTGGCCCTTGAGGCTCACCTTCTCCGAATCGAGCTTGGCCGTGGCCGCGATCTCCCGACGGGTTCCCCCGACCTTGATGGACAGGTCCACCTTCCCTTCGACCTCCGGGAACTGGTCACTGAAAAAGGGCAACCCCTCCAAGGGGATCCCCTTCCCGCCCACCTCCAGTTGAATGGGTTGGTCCTGGGATTTGGGCCAAACCCCGCTTCCCGTCAAGCGAATGGATCTCTTGTCCGCTACCGCTAGGAAACGCTCCAAGGTCCAGGCATCGGGCCCCTCGGTGAAGACCGCCTCCAACTTGGATTTTTCGTTCAAGATCGCCGTCACCTGCATCCGGTTGTCCTTCCATTGAACATTGTTGCGAATGGAGTAATGAAAGGGCGTATTGCGGAGTGTCCGGAAGATCTCCAGTTGACTGGTCGAGGAAAGGGTCGTCCGGTCCCGTGGACCGTAATAGCGGATATCCGCATTGATCCGGCCCTGGGTTTGGGAGATCCCCAGGATCCCCGCAGCCTGGCCCGCATCCAGGTCCACGAGGCGCCCGGACAGTGAAACAGGGGCATCCGGCTGGTCCGCCAAGGAAATGAACCCATTTCCCGACAAGGATCCGCCCATCAATTTCCCGGAGATGGAATCGAACTTCAGGGTCTGTTGCTCGAACTTCCCGTGGACCGACAGGCTTTCCAGGGGCCATCCGGCCACCGTCGTGGGCCCCAATCTCGCGCTTCCCGATACGGAAGGATCCGCCAGAGCCCCGGAAACGAGGAGGTTCGCGCTCCCGGTGGACCCCTCCACCTTCCCTGCCTTCACCTTGAGCAGGTCCTCCAGGATGGTCGAAGCGGCCAAATGATCGCTGACCGCCCGGGCTGCCAGTGGACGTCCGTCCATGGGGATAAGTCCGGTGGCCTTCCAGGGCGTGGCCCCGAGGTTGAAGCTCAATTCATCCAGGATCTTGACCTCCGTGGGACGCAGGTTGGCCCGGCCCGTGATCCCATTGAAGGTCAAGACCAAGGGACCAGGCGTCTTGAGGTCCGCGTCCGCCAGATCCGCGTGCCCATCGAACCAAAGGGGTTTGCCCGCCTGAAAGACCAAGGGGGTCTGGATGGACACGAAACCTTGGGTCACATCCCAGCCGGTCGTCCCCTTCAAAGCGGGACCCAAGGTGGCCAAGGGCCAGTGATCGAGTTTCAGCATCCCTTTGGTACCTGGGGCCTGGGGATCCAAGTGGAAACTGCCGTTGAAACGCAGGGACCCAGGATCTTGTTTCTCCGGGGAGAAGGCTTGGAGCGAGAGGCCCCAGGTCCCATGCCCCACCGATCGGGCCCGAAAATCCAGGTCGCGGAAGACCAGTCGGGGCTCCTTTCCGTTCTGGA encodes:
- the purQ gene encoding phosphoribosylformylglycinamidine synthase subunit PurQ, coding for MRFSVTVFPGSNCDHDCEYVVRNVMGQPVEMVWHKETDLRNPDCVIVPGGFSYGDYLRTGAIARFSPVMRSVADFAAKGGLVFGICNGFQILCEAGLLPGVLIRNKSLKFICKNIYLKVESKDSPFTNACPQDRALKIPIAHGEGNYFIDPTGLQKLKDNRQILVRYCDAQGKVTEESNPNGSLENIAGVCNEKRNVFGMMPHPDRSGEDLLGSHDGKYFWESILSTVGASK
- the purS gene encoding phosphoribosylformylglycinamidine synthase subunit PurS, with protein sequence MTWHASVYVTLKPSVQDPQGSTVQRALHQMGYPAITGVRMGKFTELELDGSLPEEKAKKQVDEICDKLLANPNIESYHFTLEKK
- the purB gene encoding adenylosuccinate lyase, with translation MIPRYTLPEMGHHWSEHQKFESWLKVEIAACEAWNKLGKIPTQDLKNIQKKAKFTVKRIDAIEAKTNHDLIAFLTAVAENIGPSSRFVHMGLTSTDVVDTAQALQLTASADLLIEQLKVLKQVLKKQARAHRYSMMIGRTHGVHAEPVTFGLKMALWYDEVGRQLERLTLAREQVAVGKISGAVGTFANIDPRVESYVCKRLGLKPAPVSTQTLQRDRHAYFLSVLAVIASSLEKFATEIRNLQRTEILEAEEFFAKGQKGSSAMPHKRNPLTAERVAGLARVMRGYALAAQENVALWHERDITHSSAERIILPDACILLHYMLAKFINVMAKLNVYPARMKRNIHLTRGLVSSQQVLLALVRRGYTREKAYAIVQRNALNAWENEANFRALIEADPDVTRVLEPAEINECFDLSYHLKNVDYILKRSGIL
- a CDS encoding NifU family protein, whose amino-acid sequence is MSEELNGRIRKVLSEVQELLGKDGAKLDLVEITPDHVVRVRLSGTCATCRPAELPTLRAGIERLLKAEVGEVAGVETV
- the surE gene encoding 5'/3'-nucleotidase SurE yields the protein MRILLTNDDGIRAQGLKALYGALKDLGEIAVSAPEEQASATGHSISLNAPFKVQKPAWAELPLSFSVASTPADCVRTAVLKLLPWRPDLVVSGINQGANFGSLILYSGTVAAAAEAVLLGIPAVAISLTSHHYKDFTASALVARQVAIRVREKGLAPGVLLNVNVPPLEARELKGMAVTHQGQFRHIDDLEPHGELKDHFSYVLNSPSEPAEEHPGSDVAKVREGFVSLTPLHLDLTAKHHFPHFSDWILEPFEDLP
- the bamA gene encoding outer membrane protein assembly factor BamA → MRVKPSHRLWLLTLLTAIAFPTVPRAQESSSLPKISAIKIQGNQNVSNLLIYGHLSEKEGDLFAMRRVRMDIHNLFAMGDFKDVRVEALPGAKPGQIELTFVVVERPLIGKIEFKGNKKFDDRKLLEAMKLQAKSAYEESKLQDDIQAIRKLYLDEGYSSVVVTPKTQTEGDKNLVDLTLDINEGNQVKIAKILVVGSEAFSANKVAGQTKENKQGDKYKPDLLNDDLKAIEDFYHDEGYLRAVVLDHQEQMSPDGRKVTITITVREGVQYTLGDVSLSGNVLIEDKDMLAAFGYKKGDLIRKKDFDEAVRKMRSLYADKGYIYANVNPQMTYDDDLKKVNIIFDVTEGQMAYVQDIKIVGNYKTQDYVIRRELVIAPGDKFEADKIKLSVQNLYNLGFFEEVNPDVQPGDTPGKQVLVLRVKERKTGSISVGGGYSSVDGFVGNIKLEEANLFGKAQHVNLDLEFGASRTSYSVGFTEPWLFNTPTSFSLSAFNTTRVFTSSIITQDGNKFYTEQQVGGSISLGRRLSRFWSIYGTYSLQNVTISDVASYYTTIGTPQYIEATSSTTSSFTPRLVYDSRDNYFDPTTGWKHQLSIEFAGGPLGFDNNFIKAVQDSSVFVPLPAGFVIGEHVRLGAEQGYWFAGRGYRDVPVYEKFYAGGTDTIRGYNERAVGPLAGGNALFVSNTELKHPLVGPLRGVLFFDTGDSWTNVWSLNESNLQMGAGLGVRLTIPGTIMDIRLDYGWPIASNLSAAAAPPGGVLHFNLGNLF
- a CDS encoding translocation/assembly module TamB domain-containing protein, encoding MGAKPGSRKGFAFRGALGRREDPVSPPSSGRKPRWPWALASLAVLTGAYLYFQDRIVDANLRPLIQQKLSEVIQSPVTLGSVRAGWTGHVLLNDLSMTVPGYPWESKVRVQQVSLDLALWDLAVRHRPIEECLQSLTLLRPEITLTRSSHSQAPVTALSGSSPALAAPIPVIPAGQVAIKSGSFSIQNGKEPRLVFRDLDFRARSVGHGTWGLSLQAFSPEKQDPGSLRFNGSFHLDPQAPGTKGMLKLDHWPLATLGPALKGTTGWDVTQGFVSIQTPLVFQAGKPLWFDGHADLADADLKTPGPLVLTFNGITGRANLRPTEVKILDELSFNLGATPWKATGLIPMDGRPLAARAVSDHLAASTILEDLLKVKAGKVEGSTGSANLLVSGALADPSVSGSARLGPTTVAGWPLESLSVHGKFEQQTLKFDSISGKLMGGSLSGNGFISLADQPDAPVSLSGRLVDLDAGQAAGILGISQTQGRINADIRYYGPRDRTTLSSTSQLEIFRTLRNTPFHYSIRNNVQWKDNRMQVTAILNEKSKLEAVFTEGPDAWTLERFLAVADKRSIRLTGSGVWPKSQDQPIQLEVGGKGIPLEGLPFFSDQFPEVEGKVDLSIKVGGTRREIAATAKLDSEKVSLKGQEPGPMRVALTYRPGEILFDRLEIGENGDKFSVSGRVGLDPQAPMDLSIKANDVPLQTIAEIGGWNNPPQPFEGSVKGQLHLTGTKKNPLLQGDDIRVAGLKVGDWHAEDLEASLKMDGGKLMVRRLLLDQKGGSLNITGTWDTQAHPGAMAMKFDAKGFQLGMGPSLTGVFVWNAQITGDPFWKAWTGTFASQDFSLTDLNQKTYRFTDLGLTADMADSRLKGKVHLGGAIQGTTELDLAGETPQLQAQLRFEPVPFEQLPEVNQFLPAGLKITGKFSGDLKLEKGPWATLPLSGSLQLVQGKVQNYDFDHIGFQFNGDKKKLQATATLQRDLAKYNLEGSLESPLAVWDPTAALSVHGPVEKEKLRNLLALLGIDTDQKRVGGEVNGELSVKGPLNKLGIGFSLSGKDLRYQSTLIPSADLHFTESGNKITLGKNRIELEKGTIRIGEGSLELDPEDPTLVLMSMKAETKDVPLGPFHLTSSLQMTGKASLGAKAGRPDFEGNLSLLEQGNDPKQQPKPFDLSVRVKDKVVDFLPLEAGKAQLVGEVDLSQDQKVAFKDLRLLNYAGVFTVDGNLDLGGGACHLVSDAKDVPIQEIAKWVFPNFPFLGMANYHLVLDGTLENPLFTTSLSLSQGRIGDLDFDLLDGVLRSKDNTLYLGDDQNPISLNRGGKFNFTVRGKMPIALTKDSWLKVQNRNMDIDAKMNKGDFSLILLGGLAKKASGAMDFSAHVGGTLDNPDLTMDLDLNNCQMVPGMVAERIEDISGRIKVRHNTLAVDSLNGRIGQGRVFISSPPIEQSKMKLVNFVPQYFDFRVQTVGEHGVWLSIPTIMRPGEWGEILFYGATPNDPLVISGPLEHLVVSGTALLQSGHFTFPPIQALDENGKPIEYRELAGVTFDLKLVSGKNTWYSNDFNTNYLELQVDPGNAIKIEGRDSDSTPDEAGIKCYGTASTTRGWLWYLNHKFTMESGWVQLSKGAKPFIKGRAVDHWHNVEVITAGGVRNTDVDIWVNLSGTFGKIDFNLESSPPFDPTDPDKQQKLLLSYIMFGKDMTGYTAQALQQAYEHDYGQAAKSAVFDAINRMALNEASRAAREYTQKWLGSDVQFKGQPLAAGPGSAATPVAGGPEATGNSLVANSSPFLQMELTKPLDPKLSLKTQVGFNRGVTGDLSPTGSMGLQYDFTSKLHGDISYGSNDLNQQEARASFMFTEPLPDIKVAKKDDKEKPNFERFDVYPVGPGKYSVLWTTDKVTKNTLSVLDGDGNEVQVKVENKDFEYRHEMVIDGLTPDADYDFRITAKDLNGNTRSVIKRVTASNQ